One Dialister invisus DSM 15470 genomic region harbors:
- a CDS encoding autotransporter outer membrane beta-barrel domain-containing protein: MMKYVYGRKKWLAAGIAALLISGAGVVPDVLAAPVYTSGITTKAKKDKATFGSAYKVENGVNKYNLEDGSKISIHGTYYAEGITPGKGTTSVVTVGDGTGTLSIDTSSSDAGNSQGAGILASDGSRLTINGNLQIKTYGGSCFADGIYMMRAGTGTGAKANITVNGNVYIGDPTAVGEPPDSSSRDAKWGVNAAEMHGGYGPDGHVPGWADEYTGARWQPTGVDVDMSDGSSIDLNGDVYLAVRGSAMKTDPYYKSAGMDDYDIAVINANKGNVTIVTPTSDKESFYALASYGGTVNVNMAGADAASHKVNIKGNIIAMRDDKSHNGQPYFFQNGRINLALANSDSQWTGVVDNSGSDQAGEVNLWLQNGAVWKHSSPSRTNGLQVEKMPQPSVFHYGKYDGVSHVNQLVGGNSADRAGIIYPEEASKIHVMNYSGHVKVIYTHEGDGSTTASYRGGDFRIKKAAAGSGIVVSTNNAGIDMNNDDAVWKALNAVAGKIYYEGSVDGESNLAGKAEIAEGLTASSASAKLADMKYKKDNHGQGYVEKGSAPNPNPNPNPNPNPNPNPNPNPNPNPNPNPPTPPVPPIVHGDNETALMKGGRSVLTDSALEWRDDAMQGMLRLDMLRYRSGMEGAWGRVYGGRWKYDGNGIGIKENYWAGEAGYDRRYPNNWRAGISLDYRDGKGKYDFGGRGDSKLYALSLYGSKDLARGAFVDMIVKGGYIKNKFTLYDRGRNQFTGSSTARGYSVAGRYGKRFGTGDFYWQPQIQFTWAHLEPDEYDVSNKSAVMTVKGQSFDSYVARAGIEAGRIGSFGDLYVRAGIAHEFGGRIKASYSAADGGTKETSYDLKDTWGELTVGGTYNLSPVSRIYIDVTRGFGGDWKREWQLNAGFRCEF; encoded by the coding sequence ATGATGAAATATGTGTATGGCAGAAAAAAGTGGCTGGCAGCCGGTATAGCAGCATTGCTTATCAGCGGCGCCGGAGTGGTTCCGGATGTGCTGGCGGCGCCGGTTTATACTTCCGGTATTACGACCAAGGCAAAAAAAGATAAGGCGACTTTCGGAAGTGCCTATAAAGTGGAAAACGGTGTTAATAAATATAATCTGGAAGACGGATCAAAAATCAGTATCCACGGCACTTATTACGCTGAAGGCATTACGCCGGGGAAAGGAACGACATCCGTTGTCACCGTGGGCGATGGGACAGGAACGCTGTCCATTGATACTTCCAGCAGTGACGCGGGAAATTCGCAGGGGGCGGGGATTCTCGCATCTGACGGGAGCCGGCTGACCATAAACGGGAACCTGCAGATTAAGACTTACGGAGGCAGCTGTTTTGCCGACGGTATTTACATGATGCGCGCCGGCACCGGTACGGGAGCCAAAGCGAACATTACTGTCAACGGCAACGTATATATAGGGGATCCGACGGCTGTTGGAGAACCTCCGGATTCCTCTTCCCGGGACGCGAAATGGGGAGTCAATGCGGCGGAAATGCATGGCGGTTACGGGCCGGACGGCCATGTTCCGGGATGGGCGGATGAATATACCGGCGCCCGCTGGCAGCCTACCGGGGTCGATGTGGATATGTCGGACGGCAGCTCCATTGATCTCAACGGCGATGTGTACCTGGCTGTCCGCGGCTCCGCAATGAAGACGGATCCTTATTACAAGTCTGCCGGCATGGATGACTATGATATCGCTGTTATTAATGCCAATAAAGGGAATGTGACCATAGTGACGCCGACAAGCGATAAAGAGAGTTTTTATGCCCTTGCCAGTTACGGCGGCACTGTCAATGTGAATATGGCAGGAGCGGACGCGGCTTCCCATAAAGTGAATATCAAGGGGAATATCATCGCCATGCGGGATGATAAAAGCCACAACGGACAGCCTTACTTTTTCCAGAACGGCCGCATCAATCTGGCCTTGGCAAACAGTGATTCCCAATGGACCGGTGTGGTGGACAACAGCGGATCTGATCAGGCGGGAGAGGTGAATCTCTGGCTGCAGAACGGTGCCGTATGGAAACACAGCTCTCCATCGCGGACCAATGGGCTTCAGGTAGAAAAAATGCCCCAGCCGAGCGTATTCCACTATGGGAAATATGACGGAGTATCCCATGTGAACCAGTTGGTGGGCGGAAACTCCGCCGACAGGGCAGGCATCATTTATCCCGAGGAAGCATCGAAAATCCATGTGATGAACTATAGCGGACATGTCAAAGTTATTTATACTCACGAGGGAGATGGCAGTACGACCGCATCTTACCGCGGAGGCGATTTCCGGATAAAGAAAGCAGCTGCCGGTTCGGGAATTGTTGTATCCACTAATAACGCAGGTATTGATATGAATAATGATGATGCTGTATGGAAAGCATTGAACGCGGTGGCGGGGAAGATATATTATGAGGGATCCGTGGACGGCGAGAGTAATCTGGCGGGTAAGGCAGAAATCGCGGAAGGGCTGACCGCGTCATCAGCATCTGCCAAATTAGCGGATATGAAGTATAAGAAAGACAACCACGGGCAGGGATATGTAGAAAAAGGATCAGCACCGAACCCGAACCCGAACCCGAATCCGAATCCGAATCCGAACCCGAATCCGAACCCGAATCCGAATCCGAATCCGAACCCGAATCCACCGACACCACCGGTTCCACCGATTGTCCATGGGGATAATGAGACGGCGCTGATGAAAGGTGGACGCAGCGTGCTGACTGATTCCGCTTTGGAGTGGAGAGATGACGCCATGCAGGGGATGCTTCGTTTGGACATGCTCCGCTATCGAAGCGGCATGGAGGGTGCATGGGGAAGAGTTTATGGCGGCAGATGGAAATATGACGGAAACGGTATCGGAATAAAAGAAAACTATTGGGCAGGCGAAGCCGGGTACGACCGCCGTTACCCCAATAACTGGCGTGCAGGTATATCTCTGGATTACAGAGATGGAAAGGGCAAGTATGATTTTGGCGGAAGAGGCGACAGCAAACTGTATGCCCTGTCGCTCTACGGCTCGAAAGATCTTGCCCGGGGCGCCTTTGTGGATATGATCGTCAAAGGGGGTTATATAAAGAATAAGTTTACCCTGTATGATAGAGGAAGAAATCAGTTTACGGGATCATCTACCGCCAGAGGTTACAGTGTGGCAGGGAGATACGGAAAGCGCTTCGGAACGGGAGATTTCTACTGGCAGCCGCAGATCCAGTTCACCTGGGCGCATTTGGAACCTGATGAATACGATGTTTCCAATAAAAGCGCCGTGATGACTGTGAAGGGGCAGTCTTTTGACAGTTATGTGGCGAGGGCAGGTATTGAAGCAGGACGTATCGGTTCTTTCGGTGATCTGTATGTAAGAGCGGGCATTGCCCATGAATTCGGCGGCAGAATTAAAGCGTCCTATTCCGCTGCTGACGGCGGTACTAAGGAAACCAGCTATGATTTAAAGGATACCTGGGGGGAATTAACGGTAGGCGGCACGTATAATCTGTCACCTGTAAGCCGTATTTATATAGATGTGACAAGAGGATTTGGCGGGGACTGGAAACGGGAGTGGCAGCTGAATGCCGGTTTCCGGTGCGAGTTCTGA